In Primulina eburnea isolate SZY01 chromosome 3, ASM2296580v1, whole genome shotgun sequence, one DNA window encodes the following:
- the LOC140828424 gene encoding LOW QUALITY PROTEIN: aspartyl protease APCB1-like (The sequence of the model RefSeq protein was modified relative to this genomic sequence to represent the inferred CDS: inserted 1 base in 1 codon): KSVLPILGISLIALYLWVSLSGETLFELRFENGDDDRRENNGSQSTFLFPLYQKKLLGEVELKLGRFVDSESRRVLTTYEDGKLVSVASKVDASSVVPVKGNIYPDGLYYTYLHFGSPPRPYFLDIDTGSDLTWIQCDAPCTSCAKGAHPFYKPAEANIIPHRDSYCLEVQGSQRTKYCDTCHQCDYEIEYADHSSSMGVLARDELYLNFANGSLAHSKVVFGCAYDQQGMLLNTLGKTDGILGLSKAKISLPSQLARQGIIKNVIGHCLADSANGGGYLFFGDDFVPHQQISWVPMLHSNVLNAYQTETVKISYGRRRIRFGNEGNGQGSLVFDTGSTYTYFSEGAYNDLVSFLDDISSESLVRNMSDSFLPVCWQANAPLRSIEDIAQFFKPLNLEFRSNWWAVTKRLQIPPEGYLVRHNIGNVCLGILNGRKLHDGSXFILGDISMRGRLFVYDNVNEKIGWVRSDCALPQSSETPLLF, translated from the exons AAAAGTGTTCTCCCGATTCTGGGTATATCTCTGATCGCCTTATATCTCTGGGTTTCTCTTTCTGGAGAGACCCTTTTCGAATTACGGTTTGAAAATGGTGATGATGATCGTCGTGAAAATAATGGGTCGCAAAGCACGTTTCTTTTCCCGTTGTATCAGAAAAAATTGTTGGGGGAAGTTGAACTTAAGCTTGGAAGATTTGTGGACTCGGAATCTCGCCGGGTTTTAACGACGTATGAAGATGGGAAATTGGTATCGGTTGCGTCGAAAGTTGATGCTTCCAGTGTGGTGCCTGTTAAGGGTAACATTTATCCTGACGG GCTGTATTACACGTATTTGCATTTTGGGAGTCCTCCAAGGCCTTATTTTCTTGATATTGATACTGGGAGTGACTTAACATGGATTCAATGTGATGCCCCGTGCACCAGCTGCGCCAAG GGAGCACACCCTTTTTATAAGCCGGCCGAAGCTAACATTATACCGCATAGGGATTCTTACTGCTTAGAAGTTCAAGGGAGTCAAAGAACCAAATACTGTGACACTTGCCACCAATGTGATTATGAGATAGAATATGCAGACCATAGCTCCTCCATGGGAGTTCTTGCTAGGGATGAACTTTATCTAAACTTTGCTAATGGTTCCTTGGCACATTCAAAAGTAGTTTTTGG TTGTGCATATGACCAGCAAGGTATGCTTTTAAACACACTGGGGAAGACAGATGGAATTCTTGGACTTAGCAAGGCCAAAATTAGCTTGCCTTCTCAACTGGCTCGCCAAGGAATAATAAAGAATGTCATAGGACACTGCCTTGCGGATAGTGCTAATGGTGGTGGTTATTTGTTCTTTGGTGATGATTTTGTTCCGCATCAGCAGATTTCCTGGGTCCCAATGCTTCACAGCAACGTTCT CAATGCTTATCAGACGGAAACCGTAAAAATCAGTTATGGAAGAAGGCGGATTAGATTTGGCAACGAAGGGAATGGACAAGGAAGTCTAGTTTTTGACACCGGGAGCACATACACTTACTTTTCAGAAGGAGCATACAATGATCTAGTCTCTTTT CTTGATGATATTTCCAGTGAAAGCCTTGTGCGTAACATGTCAGACTCGTTCTTACCCGTATGCTGGCAAGCCAATGCCCCCTTGAG ATCTATCGAAGACATTGCGCAGTTCTTCAAACCATTAAACCTTGAATTCCGAAGCAATTGGTGGGCTGTGACCAAAAGGCTTCAGATTCCTCCTGAAGGCTACTTAGTGAGACAC AACATTGGTAATGTGTGTTTGGGCATACTTAATGGTCGGAAATTGCACGATGGAT CATTCATTCTTGGAG ATATCTCAATGCGTGGTCGTCTATTTGTTTATGACAACGTGAACGAGAAAATTGGTTGGGTTCGATCAGACTGTGCCCTGCCTCAAAGTTCAGAAACTCCGTTGTTATTCTGA